The following coding sequences lie in one Arachis ipaensis cultivar K30076 chromosome B03, Araip1.1, whole genome shotgun sequence genomic window:
- the LOC107633315 gene encoding uncharacterized protein LOC107633315, whose protein sequence is MTINKAMCDLGASINLIPSFLVKKLCIEEVKPIQMSLELVDKSVICPRDVIENLLVKVDKFIFPADFVVLDSDEDEGDSIILGKPFLAIARAIIDVEKGELALRMHDESVTLNVFPET, encoded by the coding sequence ATGACCATCAACAAGGCAATGTGTGACTTAGGGGCTAGTATCAATCTGATACCTTCCTTTCTagtgaaaaagctatgcatagaagaAGTGAAACCAATACAGATGTCTTTAGAATTGGTGGACAAGTCAGTGATATGTCCCAGGGATGTGATTGAGAACCTTCTAGTAAAGGTAGACAAATTCATattccctgctgattttgtggtcTTAGATTCAGATGAAGATGAAGGTGATTCCATCATACTGGGAAAACCATTCTTGGCCATTGCTAGGGCCATTATAGACGTAGAGAAAGGAGAGTTGGCCCTCAGAATGCATGATGAAAGCGTCACCCTGAATGTATTTCCGGAAACATAG